In Acaryochloris marina S15, a single genomic region encodes these proteins:
- a CDS encoding CBS domain-containing protein, giving the protein MDIVLCHRTADFDTLGAAVGITHLHPGTRIVLCGGAHPTVREFLGLYRDQFPLIEHRAVNVEQLRSITIVDAQRRKLLGPAAHWLDLPQVQVKIYDHHLSTTGDIATDQMTLEAVGAATTLIAEELQRKHLELPVTVATAMALGIHVDTGSLTYPSSTVRDAAALTWLMGQGANQRAIAEYTEPVFPSDLQDLLAQALELTQTQSRRGNSLSWVMLKTEIYVPGLASLTSQLMLLHDSDSFLLGHVYGKAESQKLSVIGRSRVEGVDLNGLLQPLGGGGHARAAAVTLKTEMPQAVIDDLVATLLEQMPFPPMTADLMSSPVRTIRPTTTIDQARRILLRYGHSGLSVVNNEDQLVGILSRRDLDIALHHGFGHAPVKGYMTAPVRTIDLNTSLPEIELMMVTYDIGRLPVVEQGQLVGIVTRTDILRQLHQLKHPVLPAHQKVVRTSIQEQLRSQLSPTLHTLLTTAADAATTQGWQLYLVGGAVRDLLLSGPSQPFTVKEFDLVVDGVETTAKAAGVALAQALQEAYPETQLQVYGQFQTAALIWPSGSELAGFSVDIATARSEFYPYPAANPEVEASSIRQDLYRRDFTINALAVRLTRQGFQPQPSGELLDFFGGVVDLQDCQIRVLHPNSFIEDPTRIFRAVRFATRLEFEIGEHTEAYIRHAIASGIYTQVQAEKDKAPALQSRLKNELKYIFQTSHWVRALTLLANLGALQCIHPQLQIDKQWWQRVRLAIRWYNIFEQAHPEIPVWLLILEVLLTALPTMERCSVATNLHLPEPTQQRLQALDGVLQELENQPIQASPSQIAALLEPHPISTLILVGIHSSVRRRQWLWQYLSDWSGRKPLLTGKDLIQLGYRPSRQFKEMLTAIWAATLDGELRDLNQAQAWVKEHFPLSSNN; this is encoded by the coding sequence ATGGATATTGTTTTATGTCATCGAACGGCAGACTTTGATACGTTGGGAGCTGCTGTCGGTATCACTCATTTGCATCCAGGGACTCGAATTGTTCTGTGTGGTGGAGCCCATCCAACGGTTCGGGAGTTTCTGGGGCTCTATCGGGATCAATTTCCCCTGATTGAGCATCGGGCTGTCAATGTAGAACAGCTTCGCTCGATTACGATCGTAGATGCCCAACGGCGTAAGCTTTTGGGGCCCGCTGCACACTGGCTTGATCTTCCCCAAGTTCAAGTCAAAATCTACGATCACCATCTGTCAACAACAGGAGATATTGCCACCGATCAGATGACTCTTGAAGCGGTGGGCGCAGCCACTACTCTGATCGCGGAAGAGCTGCAGCGAAAACACCTGGAGCTGCCCGTAACGGTGGCGACGGCAATGGCTTTGGGAATTCATGTGGATACGGGATCTCTCACTTACCCTAGTTCGACGGTTCGGGATGCGGCTGCTTTGACCTGGTTGATGGGACAAGGGGCCAATCAACGGGCGATCGCAGAGTATACCGAACCTGTTTTTCCCTCAGATTTACAAGATCTGCTGGCTCAAGCCTTGGAGTTAACGCAAACCCAGTCTAGACGTGGGAACTCCTTGTCTTGGGTGATGTTAAAGACAGAGATTTATGTGCCCGGCTTAGCCAGTCTGACCTCACAGCTCATGCTTTTGCACGATAGTGACAGTTTTTTGCTGGGGCATGTCTATGGCAAGGCTGAATCCCAAAAACTAAGCGTGATTGGCCGTTCTCGGGTCGAGGGGGTTGATCTGAATGGGCTATTGCAACCCCTAGGGGGTGGGGGACATGCCCGTGCAGCTGCCGTAACGTTGAAAACAGAAATGCCTCAAGCGGTGATAGATGACCTAGTGGCAACGCTGCTTGAGCAGATGCCCTTTCCGCCCATGACTGCTGACTTGATGTCTTCCCCAGTCAGAACCATTCGCCCTACGACTACCATCGATCAAGCCCGGCGGATTTTATTGCGATACGGACATTCTGGGCTATCGGTGGTTAATAACGAGGATCAGTTAGTGGGAATTTTGTCTCGGCGGGATCTAGATATCGCCCTCCATCATGGCTTTGGGCATGCACCAGTAAAGGGGTATATGACAGCCCCGGTCCGCACGATTGATCTGAATACTTCCCTGCCTGAAATTGAACTGATGATGGTTACCTATGATATTGGTCGGTTGCCGGTGGTGGAACAGGGTCAACTAGTGGGGATTGTGACACGCACGGATATTCTGCGGCAGTTGCATCAGCTCAAGCATCCTGTACTTCCGGCCCATCAAAAAGTGGTACGCACATCCATTCAGGAGCAACTGAGGTCGCAACTGTCTCCGACGTTGCATACTCTGTTAACGACTGCGGCTGATGCTGCTACTACTCAAGGTTGGCAACTTTACCTTGTGGGAGGAGCAGTTCGCGATTTGCTGCTGTCGGGTCCTAGCCAGCCCTTTACCGTTAAGGAATTCGATCTTGTTGTCGATGGCGTGGAAACAACGGCAAAAGCTGCAGGGGTTGCCCTCGCTCAAGCCTTGCAGGAAGCCTATCCTGAAACTCAATTACAGGTGTATGGCCAGTTCCAAACGGCGGCTCTTATTTGGCCCTCTGGATCGGAGTTAGCCGGATTTTCCGTTGATATTGCGACGGCTCGCAGTGAATTTTATCCCTACCCTGCAGCTAATCCAGAGGTGGAAGCCAGCTCTATCCGTCAGGACCTGTATCGACGGGATTTTACGATTAATGCCTTGGCAGTTAGATTGACACGCCAGGGATTTCAGCCCCAGCCGAGCGGCGAGCTACTGGATTTTTTCGGGGGGGTGGTGGATTTGCAGGATTGCCAGATTCGGGTCTTACATCCCAATAGCTTTATTGAAGATCCCACGCGAATCTTTCGGGCGGTGCGGTTCGCGACTCGACTAGAATTTGAGATTGGAGAGCATACCGAAGCGTATATTCGCCATGCGATCGCAAGTGGTATCTATACCCAAGTCCAGGCAGAGAAGGATAAAGCACCAGCTTTACAATCTCGCCTCAAGAACGAACTGAAGTATATTTTTCAAACATCTCACTGGGTGAGAGCCTTGACTTTGCTAGCTAACTTAGGTGCTTTGCAATGTATACATCCTCAGTTACAGATAGATAAACAGTGGTGGCAGCGAGTGCGGTTAGCGATTCGTTGGTACAACATATTTGAGCAAGCTCATCCAGAAATCCCGGTTTGGTTGCTGATTCTAGAAGTGTTGCTGACCGCCTTACCCACAATGGAACGCTGCTCAGTAGCAACGAATTTGCATTTACCCGAACCGACTCAACAGAGACTTCAGGCCCTGGATGGGGTATTGCAAGAGTTGGAAAATCAACCTATCCAGGCATCCCCTAGTCAGATTGCAGCCCTATTGGAGCCTCACCCCATCTCAACACTGATTTTAGTAGGGATTCATAGTAGTGTCAGAAGGCGTCAATGGCTGTGGCAATATCTATCTGATTGGTCTGGCCGAAAACCGTTACTAACGGGGAAGGACTTGATTCAATTAGGGTATCGCCCCAGTCGACAGTTTAAAGAGATGTTGACAGCTATTTGGGCCGCTACCTTAGATGGGGAGCTCAGAGATCTTAACCAAGCACAAGCCTGGGTGAAGGAACATTTCCCCCTCTCCTCTAATAACTAA
- the psbZ gene encoding photosystem II reaction center protein PsbZ produces MSVLFQLLIAAFVALSFAMIIGVPVVFSTGDASDDANKLIWGGAAAWVTLLFVAALASIVVI; encoded by the coding sequence ATGTCAGTATTGTTTCAACTTTTAATTGCTGCTTTCGTTGCCTTATCTTTTGCAATGATAATTGGCGTACCTGTGGTTTTCTCTACAGGTGATGCATCGGACGACGCTAATAAACTCATTTGGGGTGGTGCTGCTGCATGGGTTACTTTGCTATTCGTAGCGGCATTAGCCTCTATCGTTGTTATCTAG
- the ribH gene encoding 6,7-dimethyl-8-ribityllumazine synthase has protein sequence MAVFEGKFTHSASFRFAIVIGRFNDLVTSKLLAGCQDCLHRHGVDTNEAGTQVDYIWVPGGFEIPLVARQLALSHCYDAVICLGAVIRGHTPHFDYVAGEVSKGIAATSLQTGVPVIFGILTVDSMQQALERAGIKSNKGWDFAMNALEMASLMHQLRPQLAVTDANNQSLGETAVLPPGVSNAQASNALKSESNNS, from the coding sequence ATGGCTGTCTTTGAAGGCAAATTTACGCATTCGGCATCCTTCCGGTTTGCTATTGTTATTGGACGTTTTAATGACCTGGTGACCAGCAAACTGCTGGCAGGTTGCCAAGACTGTCTACATCGTCATGGCGTTGACACCAATGAAGCTGGGACTCAGGTTGACTATATTTGGGTGCCAGGAGGCTTTGAGATTCCCCTAGTTGCTCGACAGCTGGCCTTATCTCACTGCTACGATGCTGTCATTTGCTTAGGGGCAGTCATCCGTGGTCACACCCCTCATTTTGATTATGTTGCGGGTGAAGTTTCCAAAGGGATAGCGGCGACGAGTTTACAAACGGGTGTTCCAGTCATTTTTGGCATTCTGACCGTAGATAGTATGCAACAGGCCCTTGAACGGGCAGGCATAAAAAGCAACAAAGGCTGGGATTTTGCCATGAATGCCTTAGAAATGGCTAGCCTAATGCATCAGCTCCGACCACAGCTAGCTGTAACGGATGCTAATAATCAAAGTCTAGGCGAAACAGCCGTATTACCTCCAGGCGTAAGCAACGCCCAAGCCTCTAATGCTTTGAAGTCTGAATCCAATAATTCCTAA
- a CDS encoding aldehyde dehydrogenase family protein produces the protein MDAAQRFDLNTTVHQAHIASQKLALLPHPKRNELLRCLTRILQDRQDDLLEANTIDLEVSRDLAIPALVLNWLKLAPERLQTLGLMLSHLATTTDPLAMTAFPQSTFMVAPGYAKLQPRGVIAFIYEAFPDLALLLAGMCWKTGNALLLKGGTETKHSNQVVTELLHAALTAADLPLTCVQSIPCDRNISISDLVSRDLPIDLVVPYGRPSLVQQVVHQSTVPTLQSAMGNCYLFWSDSGSTDLTRSMIINSHQGSPDAVNAIEKVLLTPNIKQSRLTLLWSTLKDKGFELRGDATLAAEFPELILATREEWQQPYLQKIVAFRVVDDLADALNWINRHSSHHADCLVTDSYQDSQQFIQGVRSSQVFINTSPQFLRQSSGPGGSLAIGMSSAKSLSPGVISLETLMTSKQIIQTS, from the coding sequence ATGGATGCTGCTCAAAGATTTGACCTGAACACAACAGTGCATCAGGCTCACATTGCCTCGCAGAAACTAGCACTTCTGCCACATCCAAAGCGTAATGAATTGCTGCGTTGTTTGACTCGAATCCTGCAAGATCGCCAGGATGATTTGTTAGAAGCAAACACCATAGATTTAGAAGTCAGTCGTGACCTAGCCATTCCCGCCCTAGTTTTGAACTGGCTAAAGCTAGCTCCAGAACGTCTGCAAACCTTGGGGCTGATGTTGAGCCATTTGGCAACAACAACTGACCCGTTGGCTATGACCGCCTTTCCCCAATCCACCTTTATGGTGGCTCCAGGCTATGCCAAATTACAACCCCGTGGCGTCATTGCCTTTATTTATGAGGCGTTTCCAGACTTAGCGTTGTTGCTAGCCGGTATGTGCTGGAAAACGGGCAATGCCTTATTGCTGAAGGGAGGAACTGAAACTAAGCATTCTAACCAGGTTGTCACCGAACTACTCCATGCTGCCTTGACAGCAGCTGATTTACCCTTAACTTGTGTGCAATCTATCCCTTGCGATCGCAACATTTCAATCTCCGATCTCGTTTCCCGAGACCTGCCCATCGATCTTGTAGTGCCTTACGGTCGCCCCAGCTTGGTCCAACAGGTTGTGCATCAGTCTACCGTACCCACTTTGCAGTCTGCCATGGGTAACTGCTATCTTTTTTGGTCTGACTCGGGCAGTACAGACTTGACCCGCTCCATGATTATCAATAGCCATCAAGGCAGTCCAGATGCGGTCAATGCCATTGAAAAAGTCTTACTGACCCCTAACATTAAACAGTCTCGACTCACGCTCCTATGGAGTACGCTCAAGGATAAAGGGTTTGAGCTACGGGGAGATGCCACCCTGGCAGCTGAGTTCCCAGAGTTAATCCTGGCCACTAGGGAAGAGTGGCAGCAGCCTTATCTCCAAAAAATTGTGGCTTTTCGCGTCGTTGATGATTTAGCCGATGCCCTCAACTGGATCAACCGCCATAGCAGTCATCACGCTGATTGCTTAGTCACTGATTCTTATCAGGACAGTCAACAATTTATCCAAGGTGTTCGCAGTTCTCAAGTATTTATCAACACCAGCCCTCAATTTTTGAGACAATCCAGTGGGCCCGGAGGATCTCTCGCAATCGGAATGAGTTCCGCCAAAAGCCTTTCTCCTGGGGTGATTAGCCTTGAAACCTTAATGACTTCCAAGCAAATTATTCAAACCTCGTGA
- a CDS encoding phenylpyruvate tautomerase MIF-related protein, translating to MPLIKVQSSIDAPEKPVVETLLKQLSARLAQHLGKPESYVMTAFEAEMPMTFAGTTEPVCYVEIKSVGTMSSPQTQAMSQEFCQQLETALGVPKQRIYIEFADAKGMMWGWNGSTFG from the coding sequence ATGCCTCTAATTAAAGTGCAATCTTCGATAGATGCTCCTGAGAAGCCTGTTGTGGAGACCTTATTAAAACAATTGTCTGCTCGGTTAGCTCAGCATTTGGGGAAGCCAGAATCCTATGTGATGACAGCTTTTGAAGCAGAAATGCCTATGACTTTTGCTGGCACGACCGAGCCCGTATGTTACGTGGAAATTAAAAGTGTAGGCACCATGAGTAGTCCTCAGACGCAAGCGATGAGCCAGGAGTTTTGCCAACAGCTTGAAACCGCTTTAGGAGTCCCTAAACAGCGAATTTATATTGAGTTTGCGGATGCAAAGGGCATGATGTGGGGATGGAATGGTTCAACCTTTGGTTAA
- the tadA gene encoding tRNA adenosine(34) deaminase TadA, protein MEKAISLASQAGDAGEVPVGAVIVGPKGDCIAEGENRRERDHDPTAHAEIVAIRAASQVMQSWRLHECSLYVTLEPCPMCAGAIIQARMGLLVYGAHDPKTGAVRTVLNLPDSSCSFHKLPVVAGVQEPTCRQQLQDWFARKRQQQKAQSPSP, encoded by the coding sequence ATGGAAAAAGCGATTTCTTTAGCGTCTCAAGCAGGTGATGCCGGAGAAGTGCCAGTAGGAGCTGTTATTGTAGGCCCAAAAGGAGACTGCATTGCGGAAGGTGAAAATAGACGCGAACGCGATCACGACCCTACCGCTCATGCAGAAATCGTAGCTATCAGAGCTGCTAGCCAAGTCATGCAGTCCTGGCGACTACATGAGTGCAGCCTTTACGTCACTCTTGAACCCTGCCCAATGTGTGCCGGGGCAATTATCCAAGCTCGTATGGGCTTGTTGGTCTATGGAGCCCATGATCCGAAAACCGGAGCCGTTCGAACTGTTCTTAACCTACCGGATAGCTCTTGCTCCTTCCACAAACTTCCAGTCGTTGCGGGCGTCCAAGAGCCAACCTGCCGTCAACAACTACAAGATTGGTTTGCTCGAAAACGACAACAGCAAAAAGCGCAGTCCCCATCCCCTTAG
- a CDS encoding GTPase encodes MAKLIFIYNADAGLVNVALDIAHKVLSPDTYSCNLCMLTHDTFTERSAWQAFRKSSSVPMEFLHKDEYEQKVNDLNSLKSKQTYSYPIILKEDQGQIDIFIDTVELNQIKDVNRLINTIQERL; translated from the coding sequence ATGGCTAAATTAATATTCATCTACAATGCTGATGCCGGTTTGGTTAATGTTGCGCTGGACATTGCCCACAAGGTATTGTCACCGGATACCTATAGCTGCAATTTATGTATGTTGACCCACGATACCTTTACAGAACGGTCAGCCTGGCAAGCCTTTAGAAAATCCTCTTCAGTTCCCATGGAATTTTTGCATAAGGATGAATATGAGCAAAAGGTAAACGACCTAAATTCACTCAAGTCGAAACAGACGTATTCCTATCCCATTATTTTGAAGGAAGACCAAGGTCAAATTGATATTTTCATAGATACCGTTGAATTGAACCAAATTAAAGACGTCAATCGCTTAATTAATACGATTCAAGAACGCCTGTAG
- the cysE gene encoding serine O-acetyltransferase: protein MLKTLKTDFQIIFDRDPAARNWLEVLVCYPGLQAILLHRFAHWLFILGLPFFPRLISHVSRFLTGIEIHPGATLGKGVFIDHGMGIVIGETAIVGDFSLIYQGVTLGGTGKETGKRHPTVGENVVIGAGAKVLGNILLGSNVRVGAGSVVLRDVPSGCTIVGVPGRIVYRGGAKVDPLDHARLPDSEAQAIRYLVDRLESLEQEVEQLRRSSPSGSTHESETTDCCHLRDKAIEQFLDGTTVSKNG from the coding sequence GTGCTGAAGACACTTAAAACTGATTTTCAGATCATTTTCGACCGAGACCCTGCAGCTCGCAACTGGTTGGAAGTGTTGGTCTGCTATCCGGGCTTACAAGCTATTCTGTTACACCGCTTTGCCCATTGGCTATTTATCTTAGGCTTGCCCTTCTTTCCTCGGCTTATCTCACATGTCTCTCGCTTTCTCACAGGAATCGAAATTCATCCTGGCGCTACCCTGGGGAAAGGTGTGTTTATTGATCATGGCATGGGGATTGTGATTGGAGAGACGGCGATTGTCGGTGATTTTAGCCTGATTTATCAGGGGGTGACGTTAGGTGGAACAGGAAAAGAAACGGGGAAACGGCATCCCACCGTGGGGGAAAATGTTGTGATTGGTGCGGGTGCCAAAGTTCTGGGCAATATCCTCCTAGGCAGTAATGTGCGGGTTGGAGCGGGGTCCGTTGTATTACGAGATGTACCCTCAGGCTGCACGATTGTTGGTGTTCCAGGGCGCATTGTTTACCGAGGAGGGGCAAAAGTGGATCCATTGGATCATGCTCGCCTTCCAGATTCTGAAGCTCAGGCCATTCGCTATCTAGTGGATCGGCTTGAAAGTCTAGAACAAGAAGTGGAGCAGTTAAGACGATCTTCCCCTAGTGGTTCTACCCATGAGTCTGAAACCACTGACTGTTGCCATCTCCGGGATAAAGCAATAGAGCAGTTTTTAGACGGTACCACTGTCTCGAAGAATGGCTAA
- a CDS encoding cellulase family glycosylhydrolase encodes MGKIRPSICRLHAAEMLKVGHRKAWIDQNGEWDIGKIDAILQNIAPHCEDIMISIPSWSPTLYQGSQLPSEKHRAFALWCAQLVRSVSDRHSVWYFEILNEKDPEYNGNSQELAELAKQTADAMKRANPAIRIVVGAWTHPYDKRDIQAFLEASRNSDIQAFSYHQYGTHQPSTDPFKLYKTAKVIGQRPKAIRQWMNQKGLQDAELFLGETHMFTTWDRDKQRLMRTHHGAVFLALVFQQAAQHNDIDGIFPWNDADHTYGLFNHKDGTYSLRPAGYVLKLLRQYFSRGQRIHVSAPRGIDVFAVRGQNSHSLMIVNSHTYPSKSTRLDMKGWQPTQQTYQIYTIDSGGIRTSQQVWDKQQFQTLHLPNDSVSFLVFPGEDSPDVDERAT; translated from the coding sequence TTGGGTAAAATCCGTCCCTCTATCTGTCGACTTCACGCAGCTGAAATGCTCAAAGTGGGTCATAGGAAAGCGTGGATTGATCAAAATGGAGAATGGGATATTGGCAAAATTGATGCCATTTTGCAGAATATTGCTCCTCACTGTGAGGATATTATGATCTCTATCCCCAGTTGGTCACCCACGCTATATCAAGGCTCTCAACTTCCATCTGAGAAGCACAGAGCTTTTGCTCTATGGTGTGCCCAGCTCGTTCGCTCAGTCTCTGACAGGCACTCGGTTTGGTATTTTGAAATACTCAACGAAAAAGACCCCGAATACAACGGCAATTCCCAGGAACTTGCTGAGTTGGCGAAGCAAACTGCAGATGCAATGAAGAGAGCCAATCCAGCCATTCGTATTGTTGTTGGCGCTTGGACTCACCCCTATGACAAACGTGATATTCAAGCATTTTTAGAAGCTTCCAGAAATAGTGATATTCAGGCTTTTTCCTACCATCAATATGGTACACACCAACCTTCCACCGATCCCTTCAAGCTATACAAAACCGCCAAAGTCATTGGCCAACGTCCCAAAGCCATTCGTCAATGGATGAACCAAAAAGGATTACAGGATGCTGAGCTATTCCTCGGGGAGACCCATATGTTCACAACCTGGGATAGGGACAAACAAAGGTTGATGCGCACCCATCATGGAGCCGTGTTTTTAGCCCTAGTCTTTCAGCAAGCCGCTCAGCACAACGATATTGATGGCATTTTCCCTTGGAACGATGCTGACCATACCTATGGTCTTTTTAATCACAAGGATGGAACCTATTCTTTGCGCCCAGCGGGATATGTGCTCAAACTGCTGAGACAATATTTTAGCCGTGGCCAGCGAATTCACGTCTCGGCCCCCAGAGGAATTGATGTCTTTGCTGTCAGAGGCCAAAACTCCCATAGCCTTATGATTGTCAATAGTCACACCTATCCCAGCAAGAGCACTCGCCTAGACATGAAGGGTTGGCAGCCCACCCAGCAAACCTATCAAATTTACACGATTGACTCGGGTGGAATACGGACGAGCCAGCAGGTTTGGGACAAGCAGCAATTCCAGACCTTGCACTTACCCAATGACTCTGTCTCTTTCTTGGTTTTTCCTGGTGAAGATAGCCCAGATGTCGATGAGAGAGCGACATGA
- the glgB gene encoding 1,4-alpha-glucan branching enzyme: MSTPLTADQVNRIVWNHHHDPFEILGPHPSQDGKSGWVVRVYWPKADAISVVCPGHRQEYPMQSVHDPHFFECEVPIPGALNYQLRVKTGSHEQVLYDPYAFKSPRVTEYDQHLFAEGNHHRIYEKLGAHLTTVDDVEGVYFALWAPSARNVSLLGDFNAWDGRQHQMRKGPSGIWELFIPELSIGEHYKYEVKNHEGHIYEKSDPYGFQQEVRPKTASIVTDLNSYSWSDGSWMEQRRNADALAQPISIYEVHLGSWMHASSDEPSQSEEGHPLPPVIVSELKPGARFLTYRELADRLIPYVKDLGFTHIELLPVAEHPFDGSWGYQVTGYYACTSRYGTPEDFMHFVDQCHQQGIGVIVDWVPGHFPKDGHGLAFFDGTHLYEHADPRRGEHKEWGTLVFNYSRKEVKNFLIANALFWFDKYHIDGIRVDAVASMLYLNYCRKDGEWVANEYGGAENIEAADFLRHLNDVLFSYYPGILSIAEESTSWPMVSWPTYVGGLGFNLKWNMGWMHDMLDYFNMDPWFRQFHQNNVTFSIMYAFSENFMLALSHDEIVHGKSNMLGKMPGDEWQKFANLRCLYTFMFTHPGKKTLFMSMEFGQWSEWNVWGDLDWQLLEYDSHQNLKKFVTDLNHLYKELPALFTNDFSYDGFEWVDCNDTRHSVISFVRRAKDSDEFVLTVCNLTPQPHSHYRVGVPESGYYVERFNSDGRQYGGSNMGNLGGKWTDEWAFHNRPYSLDLCLPPLATLVFTLDRQKMAQAHQQLPESQNQ; encoded by the coding sequence ATGTCCACCCCTCTTACTGCCGATCAAGTCAATCGAATTGTTTGGAATCACCATCACGATCCCTTCGAGATTCTCGGTCCCCATCCTAGTCAGGACGGCAAATCAGGGTGGGTTGTACGGGTATATTGGCCAAAAGCAGATGCAATTTCCGTGGTATGTCCTGGGCACAGACAGGAATATCCCATGCAGAGTGTTCATGATCCTCACTTCTTTGAGTGTGAAGTTCCTATCCCTGGAGCACTGAATTATCAACTTCGGGTTAAAACGGGAAGCCATGAGCAAGTCTTGTACGATCCCTATGCTTTCAAATCCCCCCGAGTCACAGAATACGATCAGCATTTATTTGCTGAAGGAAATCACCACCGCATCTATGAAAAGCTAGGCGCGCATCTCACCACTGTAGACGACGTTGAAGGTGTTTATTTTGCCCTCTGGGCCCCCAGTGCACGCAATGTTTCTCTCTTGGGTGACTTCAATGCATGGGATGGGCGCCAGCATCAGATGCGCAAGGGACCATCGGGGATTTGGGAATTGTTCATTCCAGAATTGAGCATTGGTGAGCATTATAAATACGAAGTCAAAAATCATGAGGGCCACATTTACGAGAAATCTGATCCCTATGGTTTTCAACAAGAAGTTCGGCCAAAAACGGCTTCTATCGTCACAGATCTCAACTCCTACAGCTGGTCCGATGGGTCTTGGATGGAGCAGCGACGCAATGCAGACGCTTTAGCCCAACCGATTTCAATTTACGAAGTTCATCTGGGCTCCTGGATGCATGCCTCTTCTGACGAACCTTCGCAATCGGAAGAAGGACATCCACTGCCTCCCGTTATTGTTTCTGAACTTAAGCCTGGAGCTCGATTCCTAACTTATCGGGAGTTAGCAGATCGATTGATTCCCTATGTTAAAGACCTCGGCTTTACCCATATAGAGCTACTGCCTGTTGCCGAGCATCCCTTTGACGGTTCTTGGGGCTATCAAGTGACGGGCTACTACGCTTGTACTTCACGGTATGGAACACCCGAAGACTTTATGCATTTTGTCGATCAATGCCACCAACAAGGCATTGGAGTCATTGTTGATTGGGTTCCTGGGCATTTCCCCAAAGACGGCCATGGTTTAGCCTTTTTTGATGGCACCCATTTATATGAGCATGCTGATCCCCGTAGAGGAGAACATAAAGAGTGGGGTACGCTGGTCTTCAATTACAGCCGCAAGGAAGTCAAGAATTTTCTCATTGCCAATGCCCTCTTTTGGTTCGACAAGTACCATATCGACGGCATCCGTGTCGATGCCGTCGCCTCGATGCTCTATCTCAATTACTGTCGCAAAGATGGTGAGTGGGTGGCCAATGAATATGGGGGAGCCGAAAATATCGAAGCGGCTGATTTCCTCCGCCACCTGAATGACGTACTCTTCAGCTACTACCCTGGTATTCTCTCAATTGCCGAGGAATCAACCTCCTGGCCCATGGTGTCCTGGCCCACCTATGTCGGTGGTCTAGGCTTTAACCTCAAATGGAATATGGGATGGATGCATGACATGTTGGATTATTTCAACATGGATCCTTGGTTCCGCCAATTTCATCAAAACAACGTCACATTCAGCATCATGTATGCCTTTAGTGAGAACTTTATGTTGGCCCTGTCTCACGATGAAATTGTTCATGGCAAAAGCAACATGCTGGGCAAAATGCCAGGAGATGAATGGCAGAAGTTCGCCAACTTGCGATGTCTATACACCTTTATGTTTACCCATCCTGGCAAAAAGACTCTGTTTATGAGCATGGAGTTTGGCCAATGGAGTGAGTGGAACGTCTGGGGTGATCTGGACTGGCAACTCTTGGAGTATGACTCCCATCAAAATCTCAAGAAATTTGTGACGGACTTGAACCATCTTTATAAAGAATTGCCTGCCTTATTCACCAACGACTTCAGCTATGACGGTTTTGAGTGGGTCGACTGTAATGACACTCGCCATAGTGTCATCTCCTTTGTTCGTCGTGCGAAGGATTCTGATGAGTTTGTACTCACGGTCTGTAACTTGACGCCTCAACCCCATAGTCATTACCGAGTTGGGGTGCCAGAATCAGGCTATTATGTCGAGCGATTTAATAGCGATGGTCGTCAGTACGGAGGGAGTAATATGGGGAATCTAGGCGGGAAATGGACAGATGAATGGGCTTTTCATAACCGCCCTTACTCTTTAGATCTCTGTTTGCCACCCTTGGCTACTTTAGTCTTTACTCTGGATCGACAAAAAATGGCACAAGCCCACCAGCAACTTCCTGAGTCGCAAAATCAATAG